A single Equus quagga isolate Etosha38 chromosome 8, UCLA_HA_Equagga_1.0, whole genome shotgun sequence DNA region contains:
- the LOC124243798 gene encoding uncharacterized protein LOC124243798, protein MQRGEHGFQPSCWSPGLKKPQTSLLVSVHLPAPRLLRGHRTSKVRAEGLGISVLSFSRGSPSPARQLARKRPPAPVAAWSQGRGLREDEPGSGASSPRSSPPHLLRVRRRRARGAVLDETCPRWWLPVCPGPDGAGAPRTVPRPPNQFSARGSGTRTLRGAIAAAAKGPRDSLLPFHQVLFADVAASADLNHKRSSLSRSSARCPDRRGGGSGTRSGCAEAAGRCPRAWEHRGPRRIRAGNSLGETGAGPARRSKAAEA, encoded by the exons ACGGGGTGAGCATGGATTCCAACCATCCTGCTGGAGCCCAGGCCTCAAGAAACCCCAGACGTCATTGCTGGTCTCTGTCCACCTGCCGGCTCCCAGACTCCTCCGAGGGCACCGGACGAGCAAGGTCAGAGCAGAAGGTCTAGGGATTTCTGTCCTCTCCTTCTCCAgaggcagcccctcccccgcccggCAACTGGCTCGCAAGCGGCCCCCAGCGCCGGTCGCAGCCTGGTCTCAGGGTCGGGGGCTTCGGGAGGACGAGCCCGGCTCTGGGGCTTCCTCCCCCCGCTCCTCCCCTCCACACCTTCTCCGGGTCCGACGCCGGCGGGCGAGGGGCGCCGTCCTGGACGAGACCTGTCCGCGGTGGTGGCTGCCCGTCTGTCCCGGTCCCGATGGGGCGGGGGCGCCGAGGACCGTCCCCCGGCCGCCGAATCAGTTCTCCGCACGAGGGTCGGGGACGCGGACGCTCCGAGGAGCGATCGCGGCTGCGGCGAAGGGACCGAGGGACTCGCTGCTTCCCTTTCACCAGGTGCTGTTTGCAGATGTCGCGGCGTCTGCAGACTTGAACCACAAGCGAAGTTCTCTGAGCCGGAGCTCGGCGCGGTGCCCTGATCGGCGGGGCGGCGGGAGCGGGACTCGCAGCGGCTGCGCCGAGGCCGCCGGGCGATGCCCCCGCGCTTGGGAACACCGAGGTCCCCGGAGGATCCGGGCCGGGAACAGCCTTGGGGAGACGGGAGCGGGCCCCGCCCGACGGAGCAAG GCTGCAGAGGCCTGA